ACAGGATTGGCCACCACGGGTGTTCACAATGCAAGAGCAAAATACACGGTCTAAGATAGTTTGCACCATTGGACCAGCATCCAAGTCACGAGAAGTCCTCCATAAGATGGTAGATGCTGGAATGGATGTTGCAAGAATCAACCTATCTCATGAGGATCGTTCATCAGCCAGGGAGACATTCGAACTGATTCGCTCAGTAGATGATACAGTAGGGATACTTTTTGATCTTCAAGGTCCCAAGATCCGAATTGGGGAGATGGAAGAGGAAGTGGAGCTTGAAGAAGGCGATGAACTCATTGTTTCAACTGAGGATTTTGTCGGGAACCAGCATCGGGTGTCAATCTCGCACGAAGAGCTCCCTGAGGATGTCAAACAAGGCGATACCATTGCCATGAATGATGGTATAGTCAATCTCGTGGTTAAAGAGATAAGAGATAACGAAGTAGTTGCCAAAGTCACAAGTGGTGGCCCTATCTCCAGCAGGAAAGGAGTGAACATCCCAGGCATTCGCTTGTCATGCAGCATGCCAACAGAAAAGGACTTGAAGGACATTGATTTGGCGGCTGAACTTGAAGTAGATTTCTTGGCCCTTTCTTTTGTACGCGATGGAGATGAGGTGCGGAAAGTCAATGAGATTCTCGAGGGAAATGGGCTCGGTGATGCGGATGTTATTAGCAAGATTGAGCATACACTGGCCGTGGAAAACTACGACGACATTCTTGAAGAATCACACGGGGTGATGATTGCAAGAGGAGATCTTGGAATCGAAGTCCCCATAGAGGAAGTGCCTGTGCTCCAGAGAGAACTTGTGCGTAAAGCCAACAAATGGGCTAGACCCAGTATCGTAGCAACACATATGCTTGAATCTATGACGCAAGAAAGACTTCCCACCCGTGCAGAAGTAAGCGATGTTGCTCATGCCATTTTTGATAGAGCAGATGCAGTGATGCTCAGTGGGGAGACAGCCATTGGCAGGAATCCGCCAAAAGCAGTCGAAATGATGAATCGTATTATCAGCAGAGCAGAGAAACAGATTACACCAGTCAACCCATTAGATATCACCTCAGAGAAACGCATGATAGTGGAGATAATCGGAAATCTGGTGTACAATGCGGTCTCACTCATTCCGGAAAATGTGTGCGGGATAGTAACAGCCACCCGGAGCGGTTTCACCGCCAGATGGATTTCCAAGTTTAGGCCACCAACAAACATCTATGCGGTGACACGAAACCCAGCAGTAATTCGTCGGATGAGGCTGCTGTGGGGAGTACATCCGGTTCAGTATCAGCAGAATCTTGATAACGTCGACGATTTGGTTCAGCAAGCTGTCCGAAGAGTGCACAGTGAAGGGCTGGTCAGTGAAGACAAAGATGTGGTATTCACTTCGGGAATCAGGCATATCCCTCATAGAACGAATGTTTGTGGCGTCTTCCATGTGCGCGATTTGATATAATGGAGTACTAACCACTTCCCAAATTCTTCTGATGATAGGCTGACACCCAGAGCTCAGTCGCCATTCGTTTGTTACCTTTGTGTGTAGGAAAAATGCACAAGGACAAGAAGGGTTTGGAAGGAAATACGACCATAGAAGCTCAGAATTACTGGATAGACATAGAGCCCAACAGTCTGAAGAATTCATCCTTGATTCGAGGGTGAGAGAAAGCGAAAAACCATGGTACCCTAGCGAAATCATCACTGTATTCCACAGCTTCACCGTTCAAATCAGTACAAACTCCGCCCGCTTCTTCAACAATGACCTGTGGAATACCGAAATCATGTGGGCTTGCAAGATGATACATCAATACACTGACACGACCTTCAGCAACTGCTACCATCGTATGATGCGCACCCATTGAATCGAACTGTGCCAAACCCAGCTCCCGGATGATTGGGAGATATTTCTCAGTACGTTTCTGTGAATAGAAGGCATCCGGTTCGACTTTGCGTTGAAACGCTAGTATTTCGCCTGTTGATGTCTCAACCTTCACACCTGCACCACGTTTGGAAAGATAGACCCGATCTACTGCAGGAAAATAGATCGCGCTTGCTATGAATTCGCGGTTTCTTGAAAACGCAGCTCCTATTGCGTGGTCCTTCCGGCCTTGAGTGTAGGAATAGGTCCCATCCAGCGGATCCAAATGAAAACAGAGATTTTCAGGTTCCCCTCTGAATATTTTCGTTCGAGGGGTCGATTCCTCGGCATTAATCCGGAGATGTGGCATATAGGAATGAAGAACCTCAAGTACCACTTCTTGAACCAAATCATCGGCAATAGTATGAGCTGTAGATGTCGCATCTGTTTTACTATCAGGCAAATCTGATTCCTTGGGGACGTTCTCTATCCGCCCCTGGAGATGGTTCAGGATGATTCCCCCGGGAATTATAGCGTGCTTTAGCACTTCCAGCAGGTTGTTCGGCTCACCCATGTCTTCTCGCCTGA
The nucleotide sequence above comes from Candidatus Lokiarchaeota archaeon. Encoded proteins:
- the pyk gene encoding pyruvate kinase — encoded protein: MQEQNTRSKIVCTIGPASKSREVLHKMVDAGMDVARINLSHEDRSSARETFELIRSVDDTVGILFDLQGPKIRIGEMEEEVELEEGDELIVSTEDFVGNQHRVSISHEELPEDVKQGDTIAMNDGIVNLVVKEIRDNEVVAKVTSGGPISSRKGVNIPGIRLSCSMPTEKDLKDIDLAAELEVDFLALSFVRDGDEVRKVNEILEGNGLGDADVISKIEHTLAVENYDDILEESHGVMIARGDLGIEVPIEEVPVLQRELVRKANKWARPSIVATHMLESMTQERLPTRAEVSDVAHAIFDRADAVMLSGETAIGRNPPKAVEMMNRIISRAEKQITPVNPLDITSEKRMIVEIIGNLVYNAVSLIPENVCGIVTATRSGFTARWISKFRPPTNIYAVTRNPAVIRRMRLLWGVHPVQYQQNLDNVDDLVQQAVRRVHSEGLVSEDKDVVFTSGIRHIPHRTNVCGVFHVRDLI